The following coding sequences are from one Euwallacea fornicatus isolate EFF26 chromosome 8, ASM4011564v1, whole genome shotgun sequence window:
- the LOC136340701 gene encoding DNA-binding transcriptional regulator BolA isoform X3, translating to MPLSCKMGSIEKPIETIIISKLSQLNPTYLKVINESYMHNVPKGAETHFKVVVVCDDFKNLSLLKRHRKVNDILKAELQSEVHALSIIAKTPDQWKDEEIEPSPNCRSGFGK from the exons AT GCCCTTAAGCTGCAAAATGGGCTCAATAGAAAAACCCATCGAAACAATCATCATTAGTAAACTCTCACAGCTGAATCCCACATATTTAAAGGTAATAAATGAGTCCTATATGCATAATGTTCCTAAAGGAGCAGAAACCCATTTTAAAGTTGTTGTAGTATGTGatgatttcaaaaatctctCTTTATTAAAG AGGCACCGCAAagtaaatgatattttaaaggcAGAATTGCAAAGTGAAGTTCATGCTCTTTCAATAATTGCTAAAACTCCCGATCAATGGAAAGATGAAGAAATTGAGCCTAGCCCTAACTGTAGAAGTGGTTTTGGCAAATAA
- the LOC136340701 gene encoding DNA-binding transcriptional regulator BolA isoform X1: MPLQQKFSHLISYLKLGINRPLSCKMGSIEKPIETIIISKLSQLNPTYLKVINESYMHNVPKGAETHFKVVVVCDDFKNLSLLKRHRKVNDILKAELQSEVHALSIIAKTPDQWKDEEIEPSPNCRSGFGK; encoded by the exons ATGCCTCTTCAACAAAAGTTCTCCCACCTAAtctcatatttgaaattgggCATCAATAG GCCCTTAAGCTGCAAAATGGGCTCAATAGAAAAACCCATCGAAACAATCATCATTAGTAAACTCTCACAGCTGAATCCCACATATTTAAAGGTAATAAATGAGTCCTATATGCATAATGTTCCTAAAGGAGCAGAAACCCATTTTAAAGTTGTTGTAGTATGTGatgatttcaaaaatctctCTTTATTAAAG AGGCACCGCAAagtaaatgatattttaaaggcAGAATTGCAAAGTGAAGTTCATGCTCTTTCAATAATTGCTAAAACTCCCGATCAATGGAAAGATGAAGAAATTGAGCCTAGCCCTAACTGTAGAAGTGGTTTTGGCAAATAA
- the LOC136340701 gene encoding bolA-like protein DDB_G0274169 isoform X4 → MGSIEKPIETIIISKLSQLNPTYLKVINESYMHNVPKGAETHFKVVVVCDDFKNLSLLKRHRKVNDILKAELQSEVHALSIIAKTPDQWKDEEIEPSPNCRSGFGK, encoded by the exons ATGGGCTCAATAGAAAAACCCATCGAAACAATCATCATTAGTAAACTCTCACAGCTGAATCCCACATATTTAAAGGTAATAAATGAGTCCTATATGCATAATGTTCCTAAAGGAGCAGAAACCCATTTTAAAGTTGTTGTAGTATGTGatgatttcaaaaatctctCTTTATTAAAG AGGCACCGCAAagtaaatgatattttaaaggcAGAATTGCAAAGTGAAGTTCATGCTCTTTCAATAATTGCTAAAACTCCCGATCAATGGAAAGATGAAGAAATTGAGCCTAGCCCTAACTGTAGAAGTGGTTTTGGCAAATAA
- the LOC136340699 gene encoding 3-hydroxyisobutyryl-CoA hydrolase, mitochondrial-like, with the protein MIVRSFRLGDVPKKLSPRFFQNYGKMSSIDPDVIVQNAGDKGIIILNRPKALNSLNISMVNKIYSTLKKWQSKKKLVIIKGNGGKAFCAGGDVKAIAEAAFKGDNHGYDFFRNEYRNNGLIGSYKIPYIAFIDGIVMGGGVGLSVHGSYRIATERTLFAMPETQIGLFPDVGGSHFLPKLRGKLGWYLALTGVRLKGSDVFKAGIATHFTDSLNLKKIEQELLDASNENDIKGVLNKYQKHDIGEFSLLPYLEKIDTCFSATTIEEIYLRLEKDGSKWAKETTSLLNKMSPTSLKITLKELELGKEMNLLDCLKMEYRLAIKCVDGHDFKEGVRALLIDKDQNPKWKPGSLKEVTSDLVDWHFQKLTKDLELKH; encoded by the exons ATG ATTGTAAGAAGTTTTCGTTTGGGGGATGTTCCAAAAAAACTTTCCCCAAGATTCTTCCAAAATTATGGGAAAATGTCCAGTATAGATCCTGATGTAATAGTTCAAAATGCAGGTGATAAAGGcattataatattaaaccGACCCAAAGCCCTCAACTCCTTAAACATTTCAATGGTCAATAAAATCTATTCTACCCTCAAAAAATGGCAGTCTAAGAAAAAACTTGTCATAATTAAAG GTAATGGGGGTAAAGCTTTTTGCGCCGGCGGCGATGTAAAAGCAATAGCAGAAGCTGCTTTTAAAGGCGACAATCATGGATATGATTTCTTCCGAAACGAATACAGAAATAACGGTCTTATAGGCTCATACAAAATTCCATATATTGCTTTTATAGATGGAATAGTTATGGGTGGTGGGGTTGGTCTATCTGTCCATGGTTCTTACAGAATAGCCACAGAGAGAACATTATTTGCCATGCCTGAAACTCAAATAGGATTGTTCCCAGACGTTGGAGGGtcacattttttaccaaaattgcGTGGAAAGCTTGGATGGTATCTTGCATTAACAGGAGTAAGACTAAAGGGCTCAGATGTCTTCAAAGCAGGGATTGCTACACATTTCACTGACagtttaaatcttaaaaaaatagaacaagAACTTTTAGATGCTTCTAATGAAAATGATATCAAAGGAGTGCtgaataaatatcaaaaacatgATATAGGTGAATTTTCCTTGCTCCCATATTTAGAGAAGATTGATACTTGCTTTTCTGCAACCACAAtagaggaaatttatttaaggcTTGAAAAGGATGGGTCTAAATGGGCTAAAGAGACCACTAgtcttttgaataaaatgtcTCCCACTAGTCTGAAAATTACACTTAAAGAGCTGGAACTTGGAAAAGAGATGAATTTGTTAGATTGTCTAAAGATGGAATATAGATTGGCAATAAAATGTGTTGATGGCCATGACTTTAAAGAAG GTGTGAGGGCACTATTAATAGATAAGGACCAAAACCCTAAATGGAAACCTGGGAGTTTAAAGGAAGTGACCAGTGATTTAGTAGATTGGCATTTCCAAAAGCTAACGAAAGATTTGGAATTAAAACATTAG
- the Yod1 gene encoding ubiquitin thioesterase Otu1 isoform X1, with protein sequence MENQSILLKVKTKDGQHVIKDLAAKNTIKDLKQALSKFSSLPIGNLQVLCGFPPKPLDISQDDLYLAQSGVASGDTLILQELSIPPEVTNKIPQVQETLQVESSNDLLTVDSNKLPGILLKHIVPADNSCLFTSINFVLNGKIDSSGEAATYLRQLVAETILNEKHIYDEAMLGKPIEQYCSWIQNDTSWGGAIELSIFSNYYGIEIAVVDTINAIINRFGEDQNYPLRVLLMFDGIHYDPLYMEPFDGSKIQTIFETGDERVLQEAKILADEAKSSRQFTDVNKFTLKCLVCNVMLKGQVEAQSHAKSTNHMNFGEV encoded by the exons atgGAAAACCAAAGTATCTTACTTAAAGTAAAAACCAAGGATGGGCAACACGTTATAAAAGATCTCGCTGCCAAAAATACTATCAAGGATTTAAAACAAGCCTTGTCTAAGTTCTCCAGCCTTCCCATTGGTAATTTACAAGTTTTATGTGGTTTTCCTCCAAAACCCTTGGACATTAGTCAGGATGATTTGTATTtag CACAGAGTGGTGTAGCTTCAGGCGACACTTTAATATTACAAGAACTATCCATACCCCCTGAAGTAACTAACAAAATACCTCAAGTCCAAGAGACACTTCAGGTAGAATCAAGTAATGATCTTTTAACAGTTGATTCAAACAAGTTGCCTggtattttattgaaacacATTGTGCCTGCTGATAATTCTTGCCTGTTCACCAgcattaattttgtattaaatggAAAGATTGATAGCAGTGGGGAAGCAGCTACATACTTAAGACAATTAGTAGCTGAAACAATTcttaatgaaaaacatatttatgatGAAGCTATGTTGGGAAAACCTATTGAACAGTATTGTTCATGGATCCAAAATGATACCTCTTGGGGTGGGGCAATAGAGCTCTcaatttttagtaattattatgGAATTGAAATTGCAGTTGTTGACACAATAAATGCAATTATAAATAGATTTGGAGAAGATCAGAATTATCCCTTAAGAGTTTTGTTAATGTTTGATGGAATTCATTATGACCCATTATACATGGAACCATTTGAT GGCAGTAAAATACAAACTATATTTGAAACAGGAGATGAAAGAGTATTGCAAGAAGCAAAAATTTTAGCAGATGAAGCAAAATCAAGTAGACAATTCACTGATGTTAACAAGTTTACACTCAAATGCCTGGTTTGCAATGTCATGTTAAAAGGACAGGTGGAGGCTCAATCCCATGCCAAATCTACAAACCATATGAATTTTGGGGAAGTTTAA
- the Yod1 gene encoding ubiquitin thioesterase Otu1 isoform X2: MENQSILLKVKTKDGQHVIKDLAAKNTIKDLKQALSKFSSLPIGNLQVLCGFPPKPLDISQDDLYLAQSGVASGDTLILQELSIPPEVTNKIPQVQETLQVESSNDLLTVDSNKLPGILLKHIVPADNSCLFTSINFVLNGKIDSSGEAATYLRQLVAETILNEKHIYDEAMLGKPIEQYCSWIQNDTSWVVDTINAIINRFGEDQNYPLRVLLMFDGIHYDPLYMEPFDGSKIQTIFETGDERVLQEAKILADEAKSSRQFTDVNKFTLKCLVCNVMLKGQVEAQSHAKSTNHMNFGEV, from the exons atgGAAAACCAAAGTATCTTACTTAAAGTAAAAACCAAGGATGGGCAACACGTTATAAAAGATCTCGCTGCCAAAAATACTATCAAGGATTTAAAACAAGCCTTGTCTAAGTTCTCCAGCCTTCCCATTGGTAATTTACAAGTTTTATGTGGTTTTCCTCCAAAACCCTTGGACATTAGTCAGGATGATTTGTATTtag CACAGAGTGGTGTAGCTTCAGGCGACACTTTAATATTACAAGAACTATCCATACCCCCTGAAGTAACTAACAAAATACCTCAAGTCCAAGAGACACTTCAGGTAGAATCAAGTAATGATCTTTTAACAGTTGATTCAAACAAGTTGCCTggtattttattgaaacacATTGTGCCTGCTGATAATTCTTGCCTGTTCACCAgcattaattttgtattaaatggAAAGATTGATAGCAGTGGGGAAGCAGCTACATACTTAAGACAATTAGTAGCTGAAACAATTcttaatgaaaaacatatttatgatGAAGCTATGTTGGGAAAACCTATTGAACAGTATTGTTCATGGATCCAAAATGATACCTCTTGGG TTGTTGACACAATAAATGCAATTATAAATAGATTTGGAGAAGATCAGAATTATCCCTTAAGAGTTTTGTTAATGTTTGATGGAATTCATTATGACCCATTATACATGGAACCATTTGAT GGCAGTAAAATACAAACTATATTTGAAACAGGAGATGAAAGAGTATTGCAAGAAGCAAAAATTTTAGCAGATGAAGCAAAATCAAGTAGACAATTCACTGATGTTAACAAGTTTACACTCAAATGCCTGGTTTGCAATGTCATGTTAAAAGGACAGGTGGAGGCTCAATCCCATGCCAAATCTACAAACCATATGAATTTTGGGGAAGTTTAA